CGAATCTCAAGAATGGAAAATAACAAATTCatcattttattataattgcTCATCTCTACGAAATTCTAGCAAGTGGAACAGAGTGTAAACAAAGTTATTGGCCAATTGATTCGAGCAATTGGACCATCCCTTCTACGTACAGCCGTGCAAGGTAACTCTCGATCACGCTCACGCACTTCATTCGATTCAGATTTTACGGACGATGACGATGGCGAAACATCCAATCCCAGTGGAACCAAAGTAGAAATTGATCTACCaaactttgatgatgatgacgatgcaaCAAAAACTAGTGAGGACAACAGTGTCTCGGGTGGATCGCAAGATGgaacatcatcaacaacagaaCCCGGTTATGTTTATATGAAAAAAGTAGATGAATCTAATTCCGATTCTGATATCTTATCAGTCAGTCTAAATACCGATCTTATTACTAGAACTGATTCTGCTACTGATGGCAATAGTGATGATGCTGATACCAAAAATGGTGGAGAAGAAGATAGTGGTAATAATGACAATGGTAATGATGGTACAACTGATAGTGCAGATGAAGAAAACAAAGATGATAGTAATAACGAAGATAGTAGCAATAGTAATAATGATGACACCACCCCAGACacccaagaggaaaaaggaggaGATGAAAGTTCGTCGGATTCTGCGAATGATGCGGAGGACACCACAAAATCGGAAGATAGCAACATCATATAATCCACATTAcccttttttaaataaatacagTTATAATGggatattttgttaatttttatagACAAACCTTAGTTTATTTTTTAGTTAGAACTTTAGAACTCAATATTTTTTGATCATTAGTTTAATTGTAAATTACCGAAGCTGCTTGTCCACCATATTTTGCCTCCATTCAAAAACGTTTAACATCATTAGTTGTAATGGTTTCTAAACATCATATATAATGCAACATttccttttaagattttttttaataaaaacaaatttatttggTTACATTTTGGGTTTTCAAAATCAGGCGTtcacaaattttaattttttgtaaattgttTAGAGTAGACCCAGTGAACAAATCCATTATTTTTGGATAATGATTCGAATTGACCTAGAAAAGGTAGAAAATATAGAATTTTGCTTACGATCATAATTTAGTAATGCATATCACATATTGTAGCACTTGTTGCCAAACCATTTTATCATTATAACATCTTATTGCCGTTGTCTTGCCATAATTCATGTCACCTTCCATGAACTTCTAGTTTATCATGACTTTTCGACTTCCCTTCTTTCACTAcattcaatttgaaattattgGAGACATCCGACCTCATACATATTACATTCTGGTTGCAAATTTACACCAAGTAAATtagaaatgaataaaatttaacGCTaaaacatgacaatatttgactTTGTACCACTACATTCAgctgatatacatacatactttGGGCGCTAATAATTATATAATAGAAAATATTGAATCATTTTTGTTTCTTCATTTAGTTTCGCAATTGTTTGAGTAGTCGAGTAGAGGGGCTccaaaaattataccattcgctcAATTTTGTTTATGTTCTTTCTCTAATGTTCATACTTTCCCGTTTTAATATTATTATCTGCATTTCTTACTCGTATTTTGTCGCTAATTACTTCGTTCCTGTAGCGTAAAATTGACAAACGATACAGCTAAAATAAAACTTAAAACACCATACTCCCGGGAGGACCGAAAGGGTTACGGTCTTCTCTAAGTCATTTTACCAACAAATATGACTTTTCATTTAACATTTATAATTGTTACTTTTTCTATGCTTTGACTGtaatttttgtttcacttttgACACTATACCGTTGCGTTTCGTATATGGCATCATAAGGAAGTATAAAGCCATCAAAATTCATATTTGAAATTGCCATTAACATCGTAGAATTTGTT
The DNA window shown above is from Hermetia illucens chromosome 5, iHerIll2.2.curated.20191125, whole genome shotgun sequence and carries:
- the LOC119656655 gene encoding dentin sialophosphoprotein isoform X2, whose translation is MNTHIVILACLCGALAYALPVSNSDQPQENIDLVQIPLNGDKELDILTLGESGQLTERNKRTIGILRQLFPELSKQVEQSVNKVIGQLIRAIGPSLLRTAVQGNSRSRSRTSFDSDFTDDDDGETSNPSGTKVEIDLPNFDDDDDATKTSEDNSVSGGSQDGTSSTTEPGYVYMKKVDESNSDSDILSVSLNTDLITRTDSATDGNSDDADTKNGGEEDSGNNDNGNDGTTDSADEENKDDSNNEDSSNSNNDDTTPDTQEEKGGDESSSDSANDAEDTTKSEDSNII